From one Streptomyces sp. NBC_01478 genomic stretch:
- a CDS encoding ricin-type beta-trefoil lectin domain protein — protein sequence MALLPAQAFALPPGDGRADVGLIDLQTEPAAEDAETGALEELTGEGTVEPVEYEPANAEAPAGGEAAAKLASPTAGTLVQAGDLPVLVGAPEDATTAQAAALAGDWGVELASAAQTDTAEVKGVLLTVTPPATATGEVDIALDYSEFEQLYSADWADRMQLVQLPACFLTTPDTEGCTDATYLTTENDDDTGRATAALDVTGLSAGTTASTASAKGDDGTVSDAVYRGNASTGGALKTLLPEASASAGSAVVAAVDSGSGAKGDFTATPLASAGSWSAGGSSGAFTYTYSVTSPTVPAGPTPTVAFQYNSQVVDGRTSVSNNQASWIGDGWDYNPGSIETTYRSCSDDTAGDANNDGIDTGDLCQGSDNAVLSLGGSTTELVKDDETGVWTTANGDGSKVDLLTASDVVNGDNEGEYWRITARDGTKYYFGRNTVTGWTSGKETTDSVLTVPVAGNQVGEPCYHAAFKDSFCQQAWRWNLDFVVDPQNNVMSLWWDRQGNYYAKNSKYSSPAYYHRASTLDRIEYGQRMSTFYTAEPVAEVDFTTRQRCFAGDGAVCTDTNLTSGDPGLNQYWYDTPADLYCADPDENCYVGSPTFFNNLRLYSVTTKAQRAKGDTALYKVDSYTLAQSFPRTLTDTSPPLWLESVTRTGFGPDADAPDGDSEPMASVEFSHNNAPMPNRVVEGASDPRPAFDRLRIRRVVTEYGGEIDVEYSTPKDACSTGSGFPKPEENAGLCYPVYWSPDPAEETIDWFNKYVVTSITEKPRVDGVPDVVTSYDYDGGGAWALNQTEFSKKKTRTYDQWHGYGLVYTKHGTTDSTQGTVQSKTATRYFRGMDGDPLPGSQGVRDVSVYAWYGTKIADDHPAFQGAVAETITFNKAADTYMGPTRTVTVPTAVELGNRSRDNGIADLMSYRVQTARTDTYNRISATGDDNARTSALVRVSTTYDSYGLPTQVDSEGDTGVTGDETCTVTEYLNNTSKHIIGAVKQVRTTAGRCSAAATATADDVVSGTRSAYDGAEYGTAPTYGLATKTWTINGAGADWIRTSTTTYDDYGRIATVTDAGNNQAKTTYAPTTGQVYSTTATNALGYTSTTTVDPGRGTALTSTDANGNTTTYAYDALGRATAMWTASQDPATDKPSTKYTYAVTTGKPTAVTGHTLRDNGTYEDSVTLYDGLGRVRQTQSEAAGGGRLITDTHYNSSGTVRRVDGAYLAEGEPTGELFEPVSDFVLRSSTVTTYDGMDRPLTVTPYEAGTAKATKRTTYEYGYDYTKVIAPTGAASTRTYTDQLGRAVRVDHYTDALKAAFTSTHYTYDTRGNRVSATDADGNEWEWKYDARGRQTKAIDPDTGTTVTTYDDLDRLLTSKNANGTTVWTGYDALGRSTGQRLDSSSGKALTSFTYDTVTGGLGQPATSTRYTGDKAYTTSVTGYDDEYRPTGKSVTIPEADATKGLSGTYTYGYTYTATGKLASTTVPAVGGIAKEDVVTRYDGDGLAVSTSGEDWYTAEVDYSPYGEVLRAVTGEQPYRVWTTNVYNENTGQLSRTITDRETADTYRVNDRTYAYDAAGNITILADTVPKTADDDSTAVKTDRQCFTYDVLGQLNQAWTSNSTTCAVTSAGAPNGVTATVDGDGYWQTYHYDAIGNRDQLVDHSVELVNGSTVADATLDVTTSYEYGIDPSGSGVTAQPHTLTTVTSDSSTVDSVATVGYDASGNAKTRMYGGDTQSLTWTWDGKVETVTGFGAEGEGQAVNSSGKCLDLSNGSTTAGTALQLYTCNGTKPQRLRIDATDSETDPSTGALKVLGHCVMPSGGATANNTAIVIADCTGAANQQWTATSSNTLKHVASGKCLDVPNGDYTTGKDLQLYTCNSTAPQTWTLGDDTTYLYDAAGNRLITTTAGSHTLYLDGQELSTDANGAVSYSQRSYSQAGAPTVLRHSSRGSATTSLLALIPDHQGTTLFTIALASGQEVKRTKTDPFGVERSTSDTWALHRAYIGGTDENTTGLIHLGAREYDPETGRFISADPVLDIADPLSMNGYAYSNNSPVSNSDPSGLMPLRDDFGAGTTSYVGCPSLTNPACPESGGGGGGDTGTGSSSGSQTVTVTVTKTVTVTKPAPECNWLCKANNWLDKHKTEIITFTVEVAVGAACYGAAGAAGAATGGAGLALAAGCGAVAGFAGGLVGNAMDDNADHSVGGYLKAGGIGGAIGAVGGAAGAGVGAGVKALAKTGLGQKAIEVAQKVLGKKGCLNSFVTGTLVLMADGSTKPIEELELGDEVTATDPETGETTTETVTTTILGQGIKHLVKITVDTDGDEGDETATVTATDNHPFWVPALGEWLDATDLTTGEWLQTSAGTRIQITALKRWTETTTVHNLGVSDKHTYYVLAGATPVLVHNCGGARFEVDSNGVATDLENPVTATEAYSRARHYGGSQTNGAGGRAARAAGEGQPCPECGTTMTAGTAHAPVPEHDPSLVLHYYRGGGSEMTNAERRAYAKNDGINGSACKVCQLSQGAEMAKVSKAIKRNLGL from the coding sequence GTGGCGCTCCTTCCGGCCCAGGCCTTCGCGCTTCCCCCGGGGGACGGCCGTGCCGACGTCGGCCTCATCGACCTCCAGACCGAGCCGGCCGCCGAGGACGCGGAGACCGGTGCCCTGGAGGAACTGACAGGCGAGGGAACCGTCGAGCCGGTGGAGTACGAACCGGCCAACGCCGAGGCACCGGCCGGGGGCGAGGCCGCCGCCAAGCTCGCGTCACCCACTGCCGGCACCCTCGTGCAGGCCGGTGACCTGCCGGTCCTCGTCGGCGCCCCCGAGGACGCGACCACCGCGCAGGCCGCCGCGCTCGCCGGTGACTGGGGCGTCGAACTCGCCTCCGCCGCCCAGACGGACACCGCCGAGGTCAAGGGCGTACTGCTCACCGTCACCCCGCCCGCCACCGCCACGGGCGAGGTCGACATCGCCCTGGACTACAGCGAGTTCGAGCAGCTCTACAGCGCCGACTGGGCCGACCGGATGCAGCTCGTCCAGCTCCCGGCCTGCTTCCTCACCACCCCCGACACCGAGGGCTGCACCGATGCCACCTACCTGACCACCGAGAACGACGACGACACGGGCCGGGCGACCGCCGCTCTCGACGTCACCGGCCTGTCCGCGGGCACGACCGCGTCCACGGCGTCCGCCAAGGGCGACGACGGCACGGTGAGTGACGCCGTCTACCGTGGAAACGCCTCCACCGGCGGGGCGTTGAAGACCCTGCTCCCCGAGGCGTCCGCGTCCGCCGGCTCGGCGGTCGTCGCCGCCGTCGACTCCGGCTCGGGCGCCAAGGGCGACTTCACCGCCACCCCGCTCGCCAGCGCCGGAAGCTGGTCGGCCGGCGGCTCCTCGGGCGCTTTCACGTACACCTACTCGGTGACCTCGCCGACCGTCCCGGCCGGACCGACCCCGACGGTCGCCTTCCAGTACAACTCGCAGGTGGTGGACGGCCGTACGTCCGTCTCCAACAACCAGGCCTCCTGGATCGGTGACGGCTGGGACTACAACCCCGGCTCCATCGAGACCACGTACCGCTCCTGCTCCGACGACACCGCGGGCGACGCCAACAACGACGGCATCGACACCGGCGACCTGTGCCAGGGCTCCGACAACGCGGTGCTCAGCCTCGGCGGAAGCACCACCGAACTCGTCAAGGACGACGAGACCGGGGTGTGGACGACCGCCAACGGCGACGGCTCCAAGGTGGACCTGCTCACCGCGAGCGACGTCGTCAACGGCGACAACGAGGGCGAGTACTGGCGCATCACCGCGCGCGACGGGACGAAGTACTACTTCGGCCGCAACACCGTGACCGGCTGGACCTCGGGCAAGGAGACCACCGACTCCGTCCTCACCGTCCCGGTCGCCGGCAACCAGGTGGGCGAGCCCTGCTACCACGCGGCCTTCAAGGACTCGTTCTGCCAACAGGCCTGGCGCTGGAACCTCGACTTCGTCGTCGACCCCCAGAACAACGTGATGTCCCTGTGGTGGGACCGCCAGGGCAACTACTACGCCAAGAACAGCAAGTACAGCTCACCCGCCTACTACCACCGCGCGAGCACCCTCGACCGCATCGAGTACGGCCAGCGCATGTCCACGTTCTACACCGCCGAGCCGGTCGCCGAGGTCGACTTCACCACCCGGCAGCGCTGCTTCGCCGGCGACGGAGCGGTCTGCACCGACACGAACCTCACGTCCGGTGACCCCGGCCTCAACCAGTACTGGTACGACACCCCGGCGGACCTGTACTGCGCCGACCCGGACGAGAACTGCTACGTGGGCTCGCCGACCTTCTTCAACAACTTGCGTCTGTACTCCGTCACGACCAAGGCCCAGCGGGCCAAGGGCGACACGGCCCTCTACAAGGTAGACAGCTACACGCTCGCGCAGTCCTTCCCCAGGACCCTCACCGACACCTCGCCCCCGCTCTGGCTCGAGTCGGTCACCCGCACCGGCTTCGGCCCGGACGCGGACGCCCCGGACGGCGACAGCGAGCCCATGGCGTCGGTGGAGTTCTCGCACAACAACGCCCCCATGCCCAACCGTGTGGTGGAGGGCGCGAGCGATCCCCGCCCCGCCTTCGACCGGCTGCGCATCCGACGCGTCGTCACCGAGTACGGCGGCGAGATCGACGTCGAGTACTCGACCCCCAAGGACGCCTGCTCGACCGGCTCCGGCTTCCCCAAGCCCGAGGAGAACGCCGGTCTTTGCTACCCGGTCTACTGGTCGCCGGACCCGGCCGAGGAGACCATCGACTGGTTCAACAAGTACGTCGTCACCTCCATCACCGAGAAGCCCCGGGTGGACGGTGTTCCGGATGTCGTCACCAGCTATGACTACGACGGGGGCGGGGCCTGGGCCCTGAACCAGACCGAGTTCTCCAAGAAGAAGACGCGCACCTACGATCAGTGGCACGGCTACGGACTGGTCTACACGAAACACGGCACGACGGACTCGACCCAGGGCACCGTCCAGTCCAAGACCGCGACCCGCTACTTCCGGGGCATGGACGGCGACCCGCTGCCGGGCAGCCAGGGTGTACGGGACGTCTCCGTCTACGCCTGGTACGGAACGAAGATCGCGGACGACCATCCCGCCTTCCAGGGCGCGGTCGCCGAGACCATCACCTTCAACAAGGCCGCCGACACCTACATGGGGCCCACCCGGACGGTGACCGTCCCGACCGCGGTCGAGCTGGGCAACCGTTCCCGCGACAACGGCATCGCGGACCTGATGTCCTACCGGGTCCAGACCGCCCGCACCGACACCTACAACCGGATCTCGGCCACCGGTGATGACAACGCCCGGACCTCCGCCCTGGTCCGCGTCTCCACCACCTACGACTCCTACGGCCTGCCCACCCAGGTCGACTCCGAGGGCGACACCGGTGTCACCGGGGACGAGACCTGCACGGTCACCGAGTACCTGAACAACACCAGCAAGCACATCATCGGCGCGGTCAAGCAGGTCAGGACCACCGCAGGGCGCTGCTCGGCCGCCGCCACCGCGACCGCCGACGACGTCGTCTCCGGCACCCGCAGTGCCTACGACGGCGCCGAGTACGGCACCGCCCCCACCTACGGCCTCGCGACGAAGACGTGGACGATCAACGGCGCCGGCGCCGACTGGATCCGCACCTCCACCACGACGTACGACGACTACGGCCGCATCGCCACGGTGACGGACGCCGGGAACAACCAGGCGAAGACCACCTACGCGCCGACCACCGGCCAGGTCTACTCCACCACCGCGACCAACGCCCTCGGCTACACCTCCACCACAACCGTCGACCCCGGCCGCGGCACCGCCCTGACCAGCACCGACGCCAATGGCAACACCACCACCTACGCCTACGACGCGCTCGGCCGCGCCACCGCCATGTGGACGGCGTCACAGGACCCGGCCACCGACAAACCGTCGACGAAGTACACCTACGCCGTCACCACCGGCAAGCCCACCGCCGTCACCGGCCACACCCTGCGCGACAACGGCACGTACGAGGACTCCGTCACCCTCTACGACGGTCTCGGCCGGGTCCGCCAGACCCAGTCCGAGGCGGCCGGCGGCGGTCGGCTGATCACCGACACCCACTACAACTCCAGCGGTACGGTCCGCCGGGTCGACGGCGCGTACCTCGCCGAGGGCGAGCCGACCGGTGAACTCTTCGAGCCCGTCAGCGACTTCGTCCTCCGCTCCTCGACGGTCACCACCTACGACGGCATGGACCGACCGCTGACCGTCACCCCCTATGAGGCGGGCACCGCCAAGGCCACCAAGCGGACCACGTACGAGTACGGCTACGACTACACCAAGGTGATCGCCCCCACCGGCGCCGCCTCCACCCGTACCTACACCGACCAGCTCGGCCGCGCGGTCCGCGTCGACCACTACACGGATGCCCTGAAGGCGGCCTTCACCTCCACCCACTACACCTATGACACCCGCGGCAACCGGGTCTCCGCGACGGATGCCGACGGCAACGAGTGGGAGTGGAAGTACGACGCGCGCGGCCGCCAGACCAAGGCGATCGACCCCGACACCGGGACGACGGTCACCACGTACGACGACCTGGACCGCCTCCTGACGTCGAAGAACGCGAACGGCACCACGGTCTGGACCGGCTACGACGCGCTCGGCCGCAGCACCGGGCAACGGCTGGACAGTTCCTCGGGCAAGGCACTGACCTCCTTCACTTACGACACGGTCACCGGCGGCCTCGGCCAGCCGGCCACCTCGACGCGCTACACCGGCGACAAGGCGTACACGACCTCGGTCACCGGCTACGACGACGAGTACCGCCCGACGGGCAAGTCGGTGACGATCCCGGAGGCGGACGCCACCAAGGGCCTGTCCGGCACCTACACCTACGGCTACACCTACACCGCGACCGGCAAGCTTGCCTCGACGACCGTCCCGGCGGTCGGCGGCATCGCCAAGGAAGACGTCGTCACCCGCTACGACGGCGACGGCCTCGCCGTCTCCACCTCGGGTGAGGACTGGTACACCGCCGAGGTCGACTACTCGCCCTACGGCGAGGTGCTGCGCGCGGTCACCGGCGAACAGCCCTACCGGGTCTGGACGACCAACGTCTACAACGAGAACACCGGACAGCTCTCCCGGACGATCACCGACCGGGAGACCGCCGACACCTACCGAGTCAACGACCGTACGTACGCCTACGACGCGGCCGGCAACATCACCATCCTCGCCGACACCGTCCCGAAGACGGCCGACGACGACTCCACCGCGGTCAAGACCGACCGCCAGTGCTTCACGTACGACGTGCTCGGCCAGCTGAACCAGGCCTGGACGTCGAACTCGACGACCTGCGCGGTGACGTCGGCCGGCGCCCCGAACGGTGTCACGGCCACCGTGGACGGTGACGGCTACTGGCAGACGTACCACTACGACGCGATCGGCAACCGCGACCAACTCGTCGACCACTCCGTAGAGTTGGTGAACGGCTCGACGGTCGCCGACGCCACCCTCGACGTCACCACGTCGTACGAGTACGGCATCGACCCGTCCGGCTCCGGCGTCACCGCCCAGCCGCACACCCTGACCACGGTCACCTCCGACTCCTCGACGGTGGACTCGGTCGCCACCGTCGGCTACGACGCCTCGGGCAACGCGAAGACCCGGATGTACGGGGGCGACACCCAGTCGCTGACCTGGACCTGGGACGGCAAGGTCGAGACGGTCACCGGCTTCGGCGCGGAGGGCGAGGGCCAAGCTGTCAACTCGTCCGGCAAGTGCCTGGACCTGTCGAACGGTTCCACCACCGCCGGCACCGCCCTGCAGCTCTACACCTGCAACGGCACCAAGCCGCAGCGCCTGCGCATCGACGCGACCGACTCCGAGACGGACCCCTCAACCGGCGCGCTCAAGGTCCTCGGCCACTGCGTGATGCCCTCGGGCGGCGCCACCGCCAACAACACGGCGATCGTCATCGCCGACTGCACCGGCGCGGCCAACCAGCAGTGGACGGCGACCAGTTCGAACACCCTCAAGCACGTCGCCTCCGGCAAGTGCCTCGACGTGCCCAACGGCGACTACACCACCGGCAAAGACCTCCAGCTCTACACCTGCAACTCCACCGCCCCCCAGACCTGGACGCTGGGCGACGACACCACCTATCTCTACGACGCGGCGGGCAACCGCCTGATCACCACCACGGCCGGCAGCCACACCCTCTACCTCGACGGCCAGGAGCTCTCGACAGACGCCAACGGAGCCGTCTCCTACTCCCAGCGGTCGTACTCCCAGGCCGGTGCGCCGACCGTGCTCCGCCACTCCAGCCGCGGCTCCGCCACCACCTCACTCCTGGCCCTGATCCCCGACCATCAGGGCACCACCCTCTTCACCATCGCCCTGGCCTCGGGCCAGGAGGTCAAGCGAACGAAGACGGACCCGTTCGGCGTCGAACGCTCCACCAGCGACACCTGGGCCCTGCACCGCGCGTACATCGGCGGCACCGACGAGAACACCACCGGCCTGATCCACCTCGGAGCCCGCGAGTACGACCCGGAGACGGGCCGCTTCATCTCGGCCGACCCCGTCCTGGACATCGCCGACCCGCTCTCCATGAACGGGTACGCGTACAGCAACAACAGCCCTGTCTCGAACTCGGACCCGAGCGGCCTGATGCCGTTGCGGGACGACTTCGGTGCCGGCACGACCAGTTACGTCGGTTGCCCCAGCCTGACCAACCCGGCCTGCCCCGAGTCCGGCGGTGGCGGCGGAGGCGACACGGGAACGGGCAGCAGCTCGGGCTCCCAAACCGTCACCGTCACCGTGACGAAGACCGTCACGGTCACCAAGCCGGCTCCCGAGTGCAACTGGTTGTGCAAGGCGAACAACTGGCTCGACAAGCACAAGACCGAGATCATCACCTTCACGGTCGAGGTCGCCGTCGGCGCCGCCTGCTACGGCGCGGCGGGCGCGGCAGGTGCCGCCACCGGCGGAGCGGGCCTGGCCCTGGCCGCGGGCTGCGGAGCCGTCGCCGGCTTCGCGGGCGGCCTGGTCGGCAACGCGATGGACGACAACGCGGATCACAGCGTGGGCGGCTACCTGAAGGCGGGAGGCATCGGAGGCGCCATCGGCGCGGTGGGCGGCGCCGCCGGAGCGGGCGTGGGCGCGGGCGTCAAGGCGCTGGCGAAGACGGGGCTGGGCCAGAAGGCCATCGAGGTGGCACAGAAGGTCCTCGGCAAGAAGGGCTGCCTGAACAGTTTCGTCACCGGCACGCTGGTCCTGATGGCCGACGGCAGCACCAAGCCGATCGAGGAACTGGAACTGGGCGACGAGGTCACCGCCACCGACCCCGAGACCGGTGAGACGACGACCGAGACCGTCACCACGACGATCCTCGGCCAGGGAATCAAGCACCTCGTCAAGATCACCGTCGACACGGACGGAGACGAGGGCGACGAAACGGCCACCGTCACCGCCACCGACAACCATCCCTTCTGGGTCCCGGCCCTGGGCGAATGGCTCGACGCCACCGACCTCACCACCGGCGAATGGCTCCAGACGAGTGCCGGCACCCGAATCCAGATCACGGCACTCAAGCGCTGGACCGAAACAACGACGGTCCATAATCTCGGGGTCAGCGACAAGCACACGTATTACGTGCTGGCGGGCGCCACGCCGGTACTCGTCCACAACTGTGGCGGTGCCAGGTTCGAAGTGGATTCCAACGGTGTTGCGACTGACCTGGAGAATCCGGTCACGGCGACTGAGGCTTACAGTCGCGCCAGACACTATGGCGGCTCTCAGACAAATGGTGCTGGCGGTCGTGCTGCTCGGGCAGCGGGTGAGGGGCAGCCGTGCCCGGAATGTGGCACCACGATGACGGCAGGAACGGCTCACGCCCCGGTTCCCGAGCATGATCCGTCGCTGGTTCTGCACTACTATCGTGGCGGAGGGTCAGAGATGACAAATGCAGAGCGAAGAGCCTATGCAAAGAACGACGGCATCAACGGATCTGCGTGTAAAGTCTGCCAGCTGTCACAGGGGGCTGAAATGGCAAAGGTCTCCAAGGCGATTAAGAGGAACCTGGGGCTATGA
- a CDS encoding FG-GAP-like repeat-containing protein — translation MAAALGLAALPLLDTDATAPGTARADASNTAPLDEDTAQDKARSTKKRVEVTALRTATSTTYALPDGRFEYRAHTAAIRAKVDGDWRAIDTTLARTRDGDWKPKATNSPVVFSGGGDDTRAARDTRRALLTTYAEDTGTAETAVTGSELVSFTSEGHTLTLTWPGSVPEPVVQDDRALYPDILDGVDLLLTARDTGFSHVLIVKTRAAAASSALKKLTYGLTSPDLAFSVDPTIDVVTAKDADGAEIAVSPTPYMWDSAGEPDTTTGADPEPSAPVDETPSPSYSEEEGAEIGEETDAPSDSDDTSAPTATPSSGAEDATATPSSPTTGEESDSATPGSGTGTVDPAAYDTGNSPALQATYRTSAALTTDEVFALDGLAGPGIGSTTAIADAALTGDDRDGHETTLTVTPDADFLAAEDTELPLFIDPSFAGHKEAWTTAYTRAPAASFWNGTNFNDGTSEARVGYESTTYGKSRSFFRLDWSPSLKGAQITSASITALETYSWSCNGRTVQLWETSAISSKTTWNNQPSWKNQIDSKDLAHGYSSSCPDDYVKFDAKSLAQDAADGGWDKITIGLKAAADGEDDAGAWKKFKATGDHSPYIKAYYNRKPAVPSSLTMTPGPDCDRTSPYAHVGKSDLVFAATSSDKDGNLASLDFEVWRTGYGDSKILDKNVSTDTAGHASTTVASSKFTNGYTYSWRVRALDAEGAGSAYAPTADPLVCRFVYDSDAPNSPKVSSTDFPEADDSGSVWSKVKFGTAGSFTFAPDADTDVTRFAYSFNSTAYSGSTTVTAGASGTASLKPPVAGPNILYVRAVDSAGNVSEGTKYLFYVTPRDVADTAGDTTGDGNPDLLVIDENGNLRLYPASSTGDLHVSLDAAHRAGVPLIDNDESGYWKSATDNSPALIAHGGDLLPGDGATDLIARMPDGKLYAYRGDGYGSLDVSQRMAVRLPSGSPDPAGFTQVILGDYNLDARPDLFATTSGGALWAFTGYTGATFSASTQISATAWAARDLVSIGDHNADGEPDLLWRSGSSGTLYVRYGIADSGGGSTIASLSTAAGSLTGVDKAYATGWTETAKPTLHFYGTPDVTGDGIPDIWALDSDGSVDVYAGGSASIGSAAEVISANTTWFAKLALG, via the coding sequence TTGGCGGCGGCTCTGGGGCTGGCGGCGCTGCCCCTCCTCGACACCGATGCCACCGCCCCCGGCACCGCCAGGGCGGACGCCTCGAACACCGCGCCGCTCGACGAGGACACCGCCCAGGACAAGGCCCGTAGCACCAAGAAGCGCGTGGAGGTCACCGCGCTGCGCACCGCCACGAGCACCACGTACGCCCTGCCCGACGGCCGGTTCGAGTACCGGGCGCACACGGCGGCGATCCGCGCGAAGGTGGACGGCGACTGGCGGGCCATCGACACCACGCTGGCGCGGACCCGCGACGGGGACTGGAAGCCGAAGGCCACCAACAGTCCAGTGGTGTTCTCGGGCGGCGGTGACGACACACGTGCCGCGCGGGACACCCGACGGGCGCTGCTCACCACGTACGCCGAGGACACCGGCACCGCCGAAACCGCCGTCACCGGCAGCGAGTTGGTGTCCTTCACCAGTGAGGGCCACACCCTGACCCTCACCTGGCCCGGCAGCGTCCCCGAGCCGGTGGTCCAGGACGACCGTGCCCTGTACCCCGACATCCTCGACGGCGTGGACCTCCTCCTCACCGCGCGCGACACCGGCTTCTCGCACGTCCTGATCGTCAAGACCCGTGCGGCCGCGGCGAGTTCGGCCCTGAAGAAGCTGACCTACGGTCTGACCTCGCCGGACCTGGCCTTCTCCGTCGACCCGACGATCGACGTGGTGACCGCCAAGGACGCCGACGGTGCGGAGATCGCGGTCTCCCCCACGCCGTACATGTGGGACTCGGCCGGTGAGCCCGACACCACGACGGGCGCCGACCCCGAGCCCTCGGCCCCCGTCGACGAAACTCCCTCCCCCTCGTACTCGGAGGAGGAGGGAGCGGAGATCGGCGAGGAGACCGACGCCCCTTCGGACAGCGACGACACCAGCGCGCCGACCGCCACGCCCTCCTCGGGGGCGGAGGACGCCACGGCCACTCCGTCCTCCCCCACCACCGGCGAGGAGAGCGACAGCGCGACCCCGGGCTCCGGGACCGGCACGGTGGACCCGGCCGCGTACGACACGGGCAACTCCCCGGCGCTCCAGGCCACTTACCGGACGTCAGCCGCTCTCACCACCGACGAGGTCTTCGCGCTGGACGGCCTCGCGGGCCCCGGCATCGGCAGCACGACCGCGATCGCCGACGCGGCCCTGACCGGCGACGACCGAGACGGCCACGAGACCACCCTCACCGTCACCCCCGACGCCGACTTCCTCGCCGCCGAGGACACCGAGCTGCCCCTCTTCATCGACCCTTCCTTCGCCGGCCACAAGGAAGCCTGGACCACGGCGTACACCCGCGCCCCCGCGGCCAGTTTCTGGAACGGCACCAACTTCAACGACGGCACCAGCGAGGCCCGCGTCGGCTACGAGTCGACGACTTACGGCAAGTCACGTTCGTTCTTCCGCCTCGACTGGAGCCCGTCCCTGAAGGGGGCGCAGATCACCTCGGCCTCGATCACCGCGCTGGAGACGTACTCCTGGTCCTGCAACGGCCGTACCGTCCAGCTGTGGGAGACCAGCGCCATCTCCTCCAAGACGACCTGGAACAACCAGCCGTCCTGGAAGAACCAGATCGACTCCAAGGACCTGGCCCACGGCTACAGCAGTTCCTGCCCCGACGACTACGTGAAGTTCGACGCCAAGTCCCTTGCCCAGGACGCCGCCGACGGCGGCTGGGACAAGATCACCATCGGGCTGAAGGCGGCCGCGGACGGTGAGGACGACGCGGGTGCCTGGAAGAAGTTCAAGGCCACCGGCGACCACTCGCCGTACATCAAGGCGTACTACAACCGGAAGCCGGCCGTCCCCAGCTCGCTCACGATGACCCCGGGTCCGGACTGCGACCGCACGTCCCCGTACGCGCACGTCGGCAAGTCCGACCTGGTCTTCGCCGCGACCTCCTCCGACAAGGACGGCAACCTGGCGTCCCTGGACTTCGAGGTGTGGCGCACCGGCTACGGCGACTCCAAGATCCTCGACAAGAACGTCAGCACCGACACCGCCGGCCACGCCTCCACCACCGTCGCCTCGTCCAAGTTCACGAACGGCTACACCTACTCGTGGCGGGTGCGCGCCCTCGACGCGGAAGGTGCCGGGTCCGCGTACGCCCCCACCGCAGACCCCCTCGTCTGCCGCTTCGTCTACGACAGCGACGCCCCCAACTCCCCGAAGGTCTCCTCCACCGACTTCCCCGAGGCCGACGACAGCGGCAGCGTGTGGTCGAAGGTCAAGTTCGGCACCGCCGGCTCGTTCACCTTCGCGCCCGACGCCGACACCGACGTCACCAGGTTCGCGTACTCCTTCAACTCCACCGCCTACTCCGGCAGTACGACCGTCACGGCCGGCGCCTCCGGGACCGCCTCGCTCAAGCCCCCGGTCGCCGGGCCGAACATCCTGTACGTGCGGGCCGTCGACTCCGCGGGCAATGTCTCGGAGGGCACCAAGTACCTCTTCTACGTCACTCCCCGGGACGTGGCCGACACCGCCGGCGACACCACCGGGGACGGCAATCCCGATCTGCTCGTGATCGACGAGAACGGCAACCTCCGCCTGTACCCGGCCAGTTCGACCGGTGACCTGCACGTCAGCCTCGATGCCGCGCACCGGGCGGGTGTCCCGCTGATCGACAACGACGAGAGCGGGTACTGGAAGTCGGCCACCGACAACTCCCCCGCCCTGATCGCCCACGGCGGCGACCTGCTCCCCGGCGACGGCGCCACCGACCTGATCGCCCGCATGCCGGACGGCAAGCTGTACGCCTACCGGGGCGACGGCTACGGCAGTCTGGACGTCTCGCAGCGCATGGCGGTCCGGCTGCCCTCCGGATCGCCCGACCCCGCCGGCTTCACCCAGGTGATCCTCGGTGACTACAACCTGGACGCCCGCCCCGACCTGTTCGCCACCACCAGCGGCGGCGCCCTGTGGGCCTTCACCGGATACACGGGGGCGACGTTCTCGGCCTCCACACAGATCTCCGCCACCGCGTGGGCCGCACGGGACCTGGTGAGCATCGGCGACCACAACGCCGACGGCGAACCCGACCTGCTCTGGCGCTCCGGCTCGTCCGGGACCCTGTACGTGCGCTACGGCATCGCGGACAGCGGCGGCGGCTCCACCATCGCGTCGCTCTCCACCGCGGCCGGTTCCCTCACCGGCGTCGACAAGGCGTACGCCACCGGCTGGACCGAGACGGCGAAGCCGACGCTCCACTTCTACGGCACCCCGGACGTCACCGGCGACGGCATCCCCGACATCTGGGCCCTCGACAGCGACGGGAGTGTCGATGTGTACGCGGGCGGCAGCGCCTCGATCGGCAGTGCCGCGGAGGTCATCAGCGCGAACACCACCTGGTTCGCGAAGCTGGCACTCGGCTGA